The following are encoded in a window of Salinibacter ruber DSM 13855 genomic DNA:
- a CDS encoding 4Fe-4S dicluster domain-containing protein, producing MIELDVIDSETAARDEESGARDGSSEPTFWRHWSESDADEDGDDLTEFVPGDSEPPSGASRRQFLQLMGAAMAMAGLAGCRRPEEKILPYAREPETVTPGIEDHYATSMPFRGVLRPVVAQSNEGRPTKIKGNSDHPSGQSGTSPYEQASVLNLYDPDRSRSVRQEGRAASWSDFVSFCRQLGNEADQHQVAVLAEKTSSPTVQAMRQRMADRFPNLQWVPYAPTGTDPRRLGMQQAFGRPLRPRFELGEAEVIVSLDANFLDGRTHDFGYHTQGFAEGRRLDDAEDTMSRLYTVESRYSTTGGSSDHRLAMRAGRIPALAAALAAELGVGEAPDVSWSERERLHVREMARDLQAAGEHGVVMAGEAQPPEVHALAMAVNQRLGGLGTTVTLFDPGDDEIQPQDEALADLTASMRAGEVDTLFMLGVNPVYDAPSELGFEEALSNVRDTVHLGRLRNETAQAARWHLPRTHYLEQWGDGRAYDGTKSIVQPLIRPLYDDAHSLIEVLNLAATGVDASGHDLVREQWRAQLPAPFQERWRKALHDGYLEGSGYETASVGTATVPSIDAPASDPDEIEVVFRTDSKLLAGRFSNNPWMQELPDPISKIVWDNVAVMSRATADELGVEVQRREGSFYADRVELTLDGQSVKLPVWVQPGYPDGSIGVSMGYGRTIASTRESESTPFWDTSDQTNIYNGSPIAGGVDSSGEPVDVVGGNVAPMRPNGGRVATGANVTQVGSGYLLATTQEEGSMQGRPIVRWATLDEFKENPEFVNESQPPVPDLGHESGGHGDGGHGDGGGHGGGDGHSGDGAAGNVSGQGLEAGPGADAHGADEMPEQAAHGGDGAGQHGGAGADEPGPVEKQQEYPMAWEENHPKDQAAFKNNPYYQNQWGMTVDLNTCTGCNACVVACTSENNVQVVGKEEVSKGRHMYWIRNDRYYVSEEEGDDNPEMLTQPVMCQHCENAPCESVCPVAATVHSPDGTNQMVYNRCIGTRYCQNNCPYKVRRFNFYDWTKTLPTEVQMAQNPDVTVRNRGVMEKCTWCVQRIRKHQQQADNEDRDLRPNEVETACQEACPTDAITFGDLNNPESDVVEEKKNPRRYELLSYLNTKPRLSYLGRVRNTNSRLEEALSDTEAEEEAPVEA from the coding sequence ATGATCGAACTAGACGTCATAGATTCGGAAACGGCCGCCCGCGACGAAGAATCGGGTGCGCGTGATGGGTCGTCGGAGCCGACCTTTTGGCGCCACTGGTCCGAGTCGGACGCCGACGAGGACGGCGACGACCTCACGGAATTCGTGCCGGGAGACAGTGAGCCCCCGAGCGGCGCGTCGCGGCGACAGTTCCTGCAGCTGATGGGCGCGGCCATGGCCATGGCGGGGCTGGCCGGCTGCCGGCGGCCGGAGGAGAAAATTCTGCCGTATGCCCGCGAGCCGGAGACGGTGACGCCCGGCATTGAGGACCACTACGCCACGAGCATGCCGTTCCGGGGGGTGCTGCGCCCGGTCGTGGCCCAGAGCAACGAAGGGCGCCCGACCAAGATCAAGGGCAACAGTGACCATCCGTCGGGACAGAGTGGCACCAGCCCGTACGAGCAGGCCTCGGTGCTCAACCTATACGACCCCGATCGCTCCCGATCCGTCCGCCAGGAGGGGCGCGCCGCCTCCTGGAGCGACTTCGTCTCGTTTTGCCGCCAGCTGGGCAACGAGGCCGACCAGCACCAAGTGGCGGTTCTGGCGGAGAAGACCTCGTCCCCGACCGTACAGGCGATGCGCCAGCGCATGGCGGATCGCTTTCCGAACCTGCAGTGGGTGCCGTACGCCCCGACGGGGACCGACCCGCGGCGGCTCGGCATGCAGCAGGCCTTCGGGCGGCCCCTCCGGCCGCGCTTCGAGCTTGGAGAGGCGGAGGTCATCGTAAGCCTCGACGCCAACTTCCTCGACGGGCGCACCCACGACTTTGGGTACCACACGCAGGGGTTTGCGGAGGGGCGGCGCCTAGACGACGCGGAGGACACCATGAGCCGGCTCTACACGGTGGAGAGCCGTTATTCCACCACGGGCGGCAGCTCGGACCATCGGCTCGCGATGCGGGCCGGGCGCATTCCCGCCCTCGCGGCGGCCCTCGCGGCGGAGCTGGGGGTGGGCGAGGCGCCGGACGTCTCGTGGAGCGAGCGGGAGCGTCTGCACGTCCGGGAGATGGCCCGGGACCTGCAAGCGGCGGGCGAGCACGGCGTGGTAATGGCGGGGGAGGCACAGCCGCCCGAGGTGCACGCCCTCGCCATGGCAGTCAACCAGCGGCTCGGGGGGCTCGGCACCACCGTCACGCTCTTCGATCCCGGAGACGATGAGATCCAGCCGCAGGACGAGGCCCTGGCGGACCTGACCGCGTCGATGCGGGCGGGCGAGGTGGACACCTTGTTCATGCTGGGCGTGAACCCCGTCTACGACGCCCCGTCTGAGCTGGGCTTCGAGGAGGCGCTCTCGAACGTACGCGATACGGTACACCTGGGCCGCCTCCGGAACGAAACGGCCCAGGCGGCCCGCTGGCACCTGCCCCGGACCCACTATCTCGAACAGTGGGGCGACGGCCGGGCCTACGACGGCACGAAGTCGATCGTCCAGCCGCTCATCCGGCCGCTCTACGACGACGCGCACTCGCTCATCGAGGTGCTCAACCTGGCGGCGACGGGCGTGGACGCCAGCGGCCACGACCTGGTCCGCGAGCAGTGGCGTGCCCAGCTTCCGGCCCCGTTCCAGGAGCGGTGGCGCAAGGCGTTGCACGACGGATACCTCGAAGGATCCGGGTACGAGACGGCGTCGGTGGGCACGGCGACCGTGCCGTCTATCGACGCCCCGGCGTCCGATCCGGACGAGATTGAGGTCGTCTTCCGCACGGATTCGAAGCTGCTGGCGGGGCGATTCTCCAACAACCCGTGGATGCAGGAGCTGCCGGATCCGATCTCGAAAATTGTGTGGGACAACGTTGCCGTCATGAGCCGAGCGACGGCGGACGAGCTGGGGGTGGAGGTGCAGCGCCGCGAGGGCAGCTTCTACGCCGACCGGGTGGAGCTGACCCTCGACGGCCAGTCCGTCAAGCTGCCCGTGTGGGTGCAGCCGGGCTACCCGGACGGCTCCATTGGGGTGTCGATGGGCTACGGGCGGACCATCGCCTCCACCCGCGAGTCGGAGAGCACGCCGTTCTGGGACACCAGCGATCAAACCAACATCTACAACGGCAGCCCCATCGCGGGCGGGGTCGACTCGTCTGGGGAGCCGGTGGACGTGGTGGGGGGCAACGTGGCGCCGATGCGCCCGAACGGGGGGCGCGTCGCCACCGGGGCCAACGTTACGCAGGTTGGCAGTGGGTACCTCCTCGCTACGACCCAGGAGGAGGGAAGCATGCAGGGGCGCCCGATTGTGCGCTGGGCAACCCTGGACGAGTTTAAAGAGAATCCGGAGTTTGTCAACGAGTCGCAACCGCCCGTGCCGGATCTGGGTCACGAGAGCGGCGGCCACGGAGACGGCGGCCACGGCGATGGGGGCGGCCACGGTGGCGGGGACGGGCACAGTGGCGACGGGGCGGCCGGCAACGTGTCGGGCCAGGGCCTGGAGGCGGGGCCGGGCGCCGATGCTCACGGGGCGGACGAGATGCCCGAACAGGCCGCTCATGGGGGCGACGGCGCCGGCCAGCACGGCGGCGCCGGCGCCGACGAGCCGGGCCCTGTGGAGAAGCAGCAGGAGTACCCCATGGCCTGGGAGGAAAACCACCCGAAGGACCAGGCGGCCTTCAAAAACAACCCCTACTACCAGAATCAGTGGGGCATGACCGTGGACCTCAACACGTGCACGGGCTGCAACGCCTGTGTCGTGGCCTGCACGAGCGAGAACAACGTGCAGGTGGTGGGGAAGGAGGAGGTGAGCAAGGGGCGGCACATGTACTGGATTCGGAACGATCGGTACTACGTGAGCGAGGAGGAGGGGGACGACAACCCCGAGATGCTCACGCAGCCGGTGATGTGCCAGCACTGCGAAAACGCGCCGTGTGAGTCGGTGTGTCCGGTGGCGGCGACGGTGCACTCGCCGGACGGCACGAACCAGATGGTCTACAATCGCTGCATCGGCACGCGCTACTGCCAGAACAACTGCCCGTACAAGGTCCGCCGCTTCAACTTTTACGACTGGACCAAGACGCTGCCGACGGAGGTGCAGATGGCGCAGAACCCCGACGTCACCGTGCGCAACCGGGGCGTCATGGAGAAGTGCACGTGGTGCGTCCAGCGGATCCGGAAGCACCAGCAGCAGGCCGACAACGAGGATCGCGACCTACGGCCCAACGAGGTCGAGACGGCCTGCCAGGAGGCGTGCCCCACCGACGCCATCACGTTCGGGGACCTCAACAATCCCGAGAGCGACGTGGTGGAGGAGAAGAAGAACCCGCGCCGTTACGAGCTGCTGTCCTACCTAAATACGAAGCCCCGCCTCTCCTACCTCGGCCGCGTGCGCAACACGAATTCCCGCCTGGAGGAGGCCCTTTCGGACACCGAGGCGGAAGAGGAGGCGCCCGTTGAGGCCTAG
- a CDS encoding DUF3341 domain-containing protein, with product MSTLIQDLKAQAGIFESDADQVHGLLAEFPDPGALLHAAEAVREEGYRHFDTHSPFPIHGMDEAMGLGNASAVGVLTFFGGITGCVVAYLLQWWTAAVDYPLNISGKPFFAVEPSVPIMFELTILFAAFGTVAGMFALNGLPRPYNPLFYSDRFKGATDDRFFLHIAASDDEFDVEDSAAMLQRLGAHHLELVKDDGTVDA from the coding sequence ATGTCCACGCTGATCCAAGACCTGAAGGCCCAGGCAGGGATCTTTGAGAGCGACGCCGACCAGGTCCACGGCCTGCTCGCCGAGTTCCCGGATCCGGGCGCGCTGCTGCACGCCGCCGAGGCGGTCCGGGAGGAAGGCTACCGCCACTTTGACACGCACAGCCCGTTTCCGATTCACGGAATGGACGAGGCGATGGGGCTGGGCAACGCGTCCGCCGTCGGTGTGCTCACGTTTTTTGGCGGGATTACGGGCTGTGTGGTTGCGTATCTCCTGCAGTGGTGGACGGCCGCGGTGGACTACCCGCTCAACATCAGCGGCAAGCCGTTCTTCGCCGTGGAGCCCTCGGTGCCCATCATGTTTGAGTTGACGATCCTGTTCGCGGCGTTCGGCACCGTGGCGGGCATGTTTGCGCTAAACGGATTGCCGCGGCCCTACAACCCCTTGTTTTACTCTGATCGCTTCAAGGGGGCGACGGACGATCGGTTTTTTCTACACATCGCGGCCAGCGACGATGAGTTCGACGTGGAGGACAGCGCCGCGATGCTCCAGCGGCTCGGGGCACACCACCTTGAGCTCGTCAAAGATGACGGGACGGTCGATGCGTGA
- a CDS encoding c-type cytochrome, translating into MRRLFVTGLMLVALLLAGCRGTQSDNPPFHMNLDMDFQPKFGPQEANPYFEDGAAMRAPVSGTVPRGELRDSSALYQGRTADGDYVDQIPIAVNREVLERGRERYEIQCSVCHGKTGDGNGVIMRGDYGYTPAPSYHVGRLRESPDGYLYDVIANGVRSMPAYGQKVSVMDRWAIVAYIRALQRSQNATPDDLPPGERAKLGAAPEGGATAQAGTE; encoded by the coding sequence ATGCGACGCCTGTTCGTTACCGGCTTGATGCTCGTCGCCCTGCTCCTGGCGGGGTGCCGGGGCACCCAGTCGGACAATCCGCCCTTCCACATGAACCTGGACATGGACTTCCAGCCCAAGTTCGGGCCGCAGGAGGCGAATCCGTACTTTGAAGACGGCGCCGCCATGCGGGCGCCGGTCTCGGGCACGGTGCCGCGGGGCGAGCTCCGAGACAGCTCCGCCCTCTACCAGGGGCGGACGGCGGACGGCGATTACGTAGACCAGATTCCCATCGCGGTCAACCGGGAGGTCCTGGAGCGAGGCCGGGAGCGATACGAGATCCAGTGCTCGGTCTGCCACGGGAAAACCGGAGACGGGAATGGGGTCATCATGCGGGGCGACTACGGATACACCCCGGCCCCGAGCTATCATGTTGGGCGGCTCCGAGAGTCGCCGGACGGGTATCTCTACGACGTGATCGCGAACGGCGTGCGTAGCATGCCGGCCTACGGACAGAAGGTGTCCGTGATGGACCGCTGGGCCATCGTCGCGTACATCCGCGCCCTGCAGCGCAGCCAGAACGCCACGCCTGACGACCTGCCGCCGGGAGAGCGGGCCAAGCTGGGCGCGGCGCCCGAGGGCGGCGCGACGGCGCAGGCCGGCACGGAGTAG
- the nrfD gene encoding NrfD/PsrC family molybdoenzyme membrane anchor subunit → MSFHDITEMVSRHAEKKAPLAWYVAFAVSLSGALLLIGLLAYVVWNGIGVWGNNQPVGWGWPIVNFVFWVGIGHAGTLISAILYLFRQHWRTAINRAAEAMTIFAVICALIWPTFHVGRVWAIYWTLPIPNQMAMWPQFKSPLLWDVFAVSSYFIVSTLFWYVGLVPDLATLRDRAKNFWRQRILAFFSLGWTGSNRHWRNYEKAYLLLAGLATPLVLSVHSVVSFDFAVSVIPGWHTTIFPPYFVAGAIFSGFAMVVTLMVITREIYGLKNLITIDHLEKMNIIILVTGSIVGFAYITEFFMAWYSGVEYEQYAFINRAFGPYAWAYWIMMTCNLVTPQLFWSKRLRRSIPVMFALSIVVNIGMWFERFVITITSLHRDFLPSSWGYFTATWVDIGTFVGSFGLFFTLFLLFLRFVPMVAMAEVKGVMPEADPHHYDHGGNGHAEGDGEPYIKPAEPALAEAYRNDGADASG, encoded by the coding sequence CTGTCGTTTCACGACATCACCGAGATGGTGTCGCGGCACGCGGAGAAAAAGGCCCCACTGGCGTGGTACGTCGCCTTTGCCGTGTCGCTGTCCGGGGCGCTTCTGCTGATCGGGCTGCTCGCCTATGTGGTGTGGAACGGCATCGGGGTGTGGGGCAACAACCAGCCCGTCGGGTGGGGCTGGCCGATTGTCAACTTCGTGTTCTGGGTCGGGATCGGCCACGCCGGGACGCTGATTTCCGCCATTCTCTACCTCTTCCGGCAGCACTGGCGGACGGCGATTAACCGGGCCGCGGAGGCGATGACGATCTTCGCGGTGATCTGTGCCCTCATCTGGCCGACCTTCCACGTCGGGCGCGTCTGGGCCATCTACTGGACGCTCCCGATTCCGAACCAGATGGCCATGTGGCCGCAGTTTAAGAGCCCGCTGCTGTGGGACGTGTTCGCGGTGTCGAGCTACTTCATCGTGTCGACCCTCTTCTGGTACGTGGGGCTCGTTCCGGATCTCGCCACGCTCCGCGACCGCGCCAAAAACTTCTGGCGGCAGCGCATTCTCGCCTTCTTTTCGCTGGGGTGGACGGGCTCGAACCGCCACTGGCGCAACTACGAAAAGGCGTACCTGCTGCTCGCAGGCCTCGCCACGCCGCTCGTGCTGTCGGTCCACTCGGTCGTGTCGTTCGACTTTGCGGTGTCGGTCATCCCGGGGTGGCACACGACGATCTTCCCGCCCTACTTCGTGGCCGGGGCCATCTTCTCCGGCTTCGCCATGGTGGTCACGCTCATGGTGATTACCCGAGAGATCTACGGCCTGAAGAACCTGATTACGATCGATCACCTGGAGAAGATGAACATCATCATCCTGGTGACCGGGTCGATCGTGGGCTTCGCCTACATCACGGAGTTCTTCATGGCCTGGTACTCGGGGGTCGAGTACGAGCAGTACGCCTTCATCAACCGCGCCTTCGGGCCGTACGCCTGGGCGTACTGGATCATGATGACCTGTAATCTGGTCACGCCGCAGCTCTTCTGGTCGAAGCGGCTTCGGCGCTCCATCCCGGTCATGTTTGCCCTGTCGATCGTGGTGAACATCGGGATGTGGTTCGAGCGGTTCGTGATTACGATCACGTCGCTCCACCGCGACTTCCTGCCGAGCTCGTGGGGCTACTTCACGGCCACGTGGGTCGACATCGGCACGTTCGTGGGGTCGTTCGGGCTCTTCTTTACCCTCTTCCTGCTCTTCCTTCGGTTCGTGCCGATGGTGGCGATGGCGGAGGTGAAAGGGGTGATGCCGGAGGCCGACCCGCACCACTACGACCACGGGGGCAACGGGCACGCCGAGGGCGACGGCGAGCCCTACATCAAGCCGGCGGAGCCGGCCCTGGCCGAGGCGTACCGGAACGACGGGGCCGATGCCTCCGGGTAG